One part of the Sulfolobus tengchongensis genome encodes these proteins:
- a CDS encoding transcription elongation factor, with protein sequence MGGKRRKRTKIIRVKPKLPKTFECPRCGKVSISIKRKENIARISCGSCGLYTEVEVPPVFDEANAYAKFIDMYLDGRLQIKERTNENTEEENEIEGKSEEIPY encoded by the coding sequence ATGGGTGGAAAGAGACGTAAGAGAACAAAAATAATCAGAGTAAAACCTAAATTACCTAAGACATTTGAATGTCCAAGGTGTGGAAAAGTTTCAATTAGTATAAAAAGAAAGGAAAATATCGCTAGAATTTCTTGTGGTAGTTGTGGTCTATATACTGAAGTAGAAGTACCACCAGTATTTGACGAGGCTAATGCCTATGCCAAGTTCATAGACATGTATTTAGATGGGAGATTACAAATAAAAGAGAGAACGAACGAAAATACTGAAGAAGAAAATGAAATTGAAGGGAAAAGTGAAGAAATACCTTATTGA
- a CDS encoding geranylgeranylglyceryl/heptaprenylglyceryl phosphate synthase, which translates to MKLKGKVKKYLIDKISNNEKLHFSLLDPYKINSKDELKFIAKNLYDAGTDAFLIGGTLGVSKEKLDFVLSSLDDYEIPKIIFPSNINLLSEKADALLFLSLLNSDDIYYIIGAQIVAAPIIKMLQLEAIPTAYVIVGHGGTAAHVGRARVIPYDNFELAAAYTLAAEYLGMNFVYLEAGSGAPEPIKPEMVSFIKKTTNIPLIIGGGIRSTEIAIKLAESGADIIVTGNIIESDVEKAIKIIRGIKNTKYKGI; encoded by the coding sequence ATGAAATTGAAGGGAAAAGTGAAGAAATACCTTATTGACAAAATAAGTAACAATGAGAAATTACATTTTTCTTTATTAGATCCGTATAAAATAAATTCCAAAGACGAACTTAAATTTATAGCTAAAAATCTATATGATGCAGGGACCGATGCGTTTTTAATAGGCGGTACACTAGGTGTTTCAAAAGAAAAGCTAGATTTTGTACTATCATCTCTTGATGATTATGAAATACCTAAAATCATATTCCCTAGTAATATAAACTTATTATCAGAAAAAGCTGATGCATTACTATTTCTATCTCTATTAAACTCTGATGATATATACTATATTATAGGAGCTCAGATAGTTGCTGCGCCAATTATTAAAATGTTACAGCTTGAAGCAATACCTACAGCTTATGTAATAGTTGGCCATGGAGGTACTGCTGCTCATGTAGGTAGAGCTAGAGTAATACCTTACGATAATTTTGAATTAGCTGCAGCTTACACTTTGGCAGCTGAGTATCTGGGTATGAATTTCGTTTATCTCGAAGCAGGATCTGGGGCACCTGAGCCAATAAAACCAGAAATGGTATCATTTATTAAAAAAACAACTAACATTCCATTGATTATAGGAGGTGGAATTAGGAGTACAGAAATCGCAATAAAATTGGCTGAGTCTGGTGCTGATATAATTGTAACTGGTAACATTATTGAGAGCGATGTTGAAAAGGCAATAAAAATAATAAGGGGAATAAAGAATACAAAGTATAAGGGGATTTAA
- a CDS encoding preprotein translocase subunit Sec61beta, which produces MPAPKKKKETVPLLSMAGLIRYYEEENEKIKVSPKIVIGASLALTIAVIVITKIF; this is translated from the coding sequence ATGCCTGCTCCTAAGAAGAAAAAAGAGACAGTTCCCCTTCTTTCAATGGCTGGATTAATAAGATATTATGAAGAAGAGAATGAGAAGATTAAAGTAAGTCCAAAAATAGTAATAGGCGCTAGCTTAGCACTAACAATTGCGGTTATAGTGATTACAAAAATATTTTAA